From the Parcubacteria group bacterium genome, the window GATGGCAAAAGGTTTTGTCATATAGTCGTTCGCGCCACACTGAAAGGCCTGTACTTTTTTTGCCACCTCTTTCTCTGCTGTGAGCATGACGATTGGCATATTTTTGCCGTTTTTGCGCAAAGTGTCACAAATATCGATCCCATTTTTTTCCGGAAGATTATGGTCGAGGATGACGATATCATAGGCATTTGCACGCGCCATGCGTTCGCCCTGTGAGCCATTTTCCGCAACATCGACAGTAAAAAGCTCTGATTCTAGTCCTTTTTTGACAAATGTTGCGATATCTTTTTCATCTTCTGCGAGGAGAATTTTCATAGAGATCAGTTAATTACCTGTTTACGTTTTAAAGGCTATTATAGCACATATTTTATAAAATGTCAAATGTTTGATTTGTGGGGTGTTTTTGTAAAAACGTGTTTTTTGTGCAGAGTGTTGTATAATAAAAAAGTATAAACAGCTAATAATTCTGTCATGGGAAAGGATCAATTGCATAATTTGCTTTTTTTGGATGTCGAGACGACGGGTCTCGAAGAAGAAGATCGACTGGTACAGGTCGCCTATGTGTATAATGACACAGAAAATGAATCGCTTTTCCATCCCGGGCGTGCGATGAGCATACGGTCAATGGAAATAACGCATATCACCAATAAGCATCTGGAAGGAAAAGAAAAATTTGTCGGATCATCTTTTTACAAAGAACTTGAAAAAATTCTTGCAAAAGAGGATACGATCTTTGTCGCGCACAATGCATCGTTTGATATGGGCATGCTCGCGCGTGAAGGATTGGCGGTCAACAAATTTATCGACACGTTCAAAATCGCGCAGGAATTAGATGTCAAAGGAGATATTCCTGCATATCGTTTGCAATATTTGCGGTATTATCTGGGGATCGATTTGGATGATGCGTGTGCCCACAGCGCGCTTGGTGATGTGAAGGTGTTGGTTGCGCTTTTTGAGCGGATGTATGATAAGATGTGTGCAAATGACGCGCACGATGCGGTGATCCAAAAAATGGTGCATATTTCCTCGCAACCGACATTAATCAAACGATTTAATTTTGGTAAGTATAATGGGGAATTGATCGCAGATGTTGCACGCAAAGATCATGGGTACCTCTCGTGGCTTCTCGGACAGAAAGAATCTGATGCGGCAAATGGTGCGCTGGAGGAAGATTGGATCTTTACATTGAAAAAATACATCCGTTAACATGTGGAAATATCTATGAAAAAATATTATACGATCGGCACGGTGATCATCATGGGATTCGTTTTGTCCGGTTGTGCGAGTGTCTTCTCCCCAAAAAATGATCTGGCAGAGCAAAACGCACGTGCCGCTGAGGAAAAAGATGCAATGACAGAACAGTTTGTGCAAGCACAAGTACAAGAGGGTATATTGCATGAAGACGAGGTGCGGAGATTGATCACTGCAAGCGAGGAGGCGGCGCTTCTTGACGTATCGCGTGCGCCGGAGTTGTTGAAAGAGCATACATATGGGGAAAAGCTCGTGATGATCGGCACATTTGTCAAAAAAATGATGGCGGATACGGGACGTACGCGCATCTCACAGCGTGATAGTGTCCTTACGGATACGGAGATCCCGATGGTAGATCTCATCACAGGGGCAAAGAAATATTATTATGGAGAGGATGGGGAACAACGATATCAAGACTATCTCGCGCAACGTTTTGGGATCGGTGTGTATCCTACGATCGATGAGTTGAATGGAACATGGCACGGAGAGATGACTGTGACCAAAGTAATGATCTTTCATGAATTGGGCACGGCGCCAATCGGTTATGATGAGGCAAAGATCAATGCGCTGGAGGGGGAAAAGGATGCAATCAGTTTTACTCTTGCCGCAAAAAGTGCGGACACGGGAACGTTGACGCCTGTAGCGGGTGAAAATGTTTCATCGATGCCGTTTGTTTATGATTTTATCCCAAAATTTACAGACAAGATCACATCGGCATCATTTACATATCACGATGTTAAAGAGAAAGGGCAAATGAATGTGGCGTTCGGACGAGGGCAAATCAACGGCACGATGCTTTTGCATGCAACCAAAGGGGATGGTGGCGCTCTCAGTGGTACGACAAGCATAGATCTTTTCAACGGATATATCAAAATAAGTGGGGAAATCACTGCAAAAAAACAATAATTATTTATTGATTGCATATGAAAAAGATTGCACTCATGGGGAGTACGGGATCGATCGGTACACAGACGCTTGATGTCGTGCGAAAGTATCCGGATAAGTTGCATGTTTTTGCCTTGACGGCACATGGCAATACGGACTTGCTCTATGAACAGATCCAGGAATTTCAGCCGGAAGTGATCGGTGTGGCTGATGAGGAAAAAGCGCAAAAATTACAAAAAAAGATCCACCGAGAAGTGCTGACCGGTCCCGCCATGTTGCAAAAAATTGCCGGTATGGATGGATATGATACGTTTATCTCCGCAACAGTCGGGCTTACGATCATCCGTGCAACGATCGATGCGATCCGCGCGGGCAAAGACATCGCACTCGCCAACAAGGAAACACTTGTCGCCGCCGGTGAGATCGTCATGCGAGAAGCCAAAAAATATCATGCGCGCATCATGCCGATCGATTCGGAGCATAGCGCGCTTTTTCAATGTTTGAATGGCGAACGTAAAAACGATATCGCATCGCTTGTGGTCACCTGTTCCGGCGGTGCGTTGTGCGACAAAACAAAAGAGGAATTACAGCATGTGTCGATCACGGATGCATTGGGGCACAAGACATGGAACATGGGACAAAAGATCACGATCGACAGCGCAACACTCATGAACAAGGGGTTTGAGGTGATCGAAGCGATGTGGCTCTATGATGTCGCGCCAAAAAACATTCGTGTCGTGATCCATCCGGAAAGCCTGATCCACTCAATGATCGAATATACTGACGGGTCGATCATGGCGCAGATCTCGGAGCCGGATATGCGCTTGCCGATCCAATATGCGCTCAGTTATCCTGAGCGATGGGGACGTGCGGTAAAACAGCATAACTTTGATCGTGCATACACATTTGCCGAGCCGGATCCGGAGCGTTTCCCATGTTTGGGGTATGCATTTGATGCGATGGACAAGCGTGGCACAATGCCTGCGGCGATGAATGCGGCAAATGATTATATGGTGGCAGAATTTCTCGCCGGCAGATGTACGTATCTCGATATTCCACGTATGATCAAAAAGGTGATGGATGCGCATGATGTTGTGCTCGCGCCGACATTGGAGGATATTGAGCAAGCGATCAGTGATGCGACACATATGGCACAAAAATTTTTGCACGGCGAATGAGTTTTGAGATCTGATCAGCGGGCACTTTCTTTAAGGAGGAGGTCTTCGTGGCACACAATAGGGTTTTTTCGATTGGACAGGCACTCTTGACAAGAGGGCTGTTTTTTGTTATAATAGACAGTTAATTTCAATAAAATAATGTGATTATGAGTACAAAAGTTGTCGATTTTATCACGAGAATGTGGCAAAAAGTGTCCATTTTAAGCAAAAAAATCCCGGTCGTTTATTACGTCATCGTGTTTTTTGTGTTGGTCATTTTTGTGACCAACGAACTCTATTTGTGGCATAAGGACAGCAATAATGCAGAAAATTCTTCTCAGCAAAAAACTGCATCAAAAGCTAATGATCCTTTCGTGATCATTTCCGCACAAAGAGACAATATGGATGAATTTAATAAAGAAGTGCAAGGCACGACGGATTCTACTTTTGAATTAGCGACATATGGATCGCCTAAAAATATTGCGGTAAAAAATGCCGTAGTAAAATTATCAAAAGACCGATCGCACAGCGGGAAAAATAGCCTGTATATCAAAAGAGATGGTAAGCAGGCGAGTTCGGTGCGTCTGAAGAGTTATGTGGTTACGCAAAAAGACCAATATTATAAATTGGGCTTGTGGATCTCCAGCACGCAAGGTGGAAATTTCGATATTCTTTTGTCGAATGACGATCAGTCTTTGCCTGTTGCTACCGTCGGCATCGTCGCCAATCAAAAAAACGAATTCAGTTATTACGAATACAACTTTCGTTCTCCTGTGGATGCAACGCATGTGGATCTTTCGATCGCCGGTGATGCACTCAAAGATGTTTTCATTGATGATATCAAGGTAATACCTCTCAATATCGATAAGCAAGAAGATCTCGCCTCTATCAAAGTCACAGCAATCGGTGATGGCCGTCAAAAAAACATCGGAGCAAAACAAACAGTACACAGTGCCACTGCGGATGCATTGGCAGTCAAGGGAACGCTTGTGGGACAATCGTTTATCGCGAAGGCGGATACTGTGACCGGTGTGTCTTTTGCTTTGGTCAAAAAAGGTGACGGCGGGATCGGTGAGTATACTGTGGAATTGCGAGAATTTGATGAAACGACAAAAACGATCTCCGACAAAAAGATTGCAGTAAAAACCTTTAATTCCGGCGAGGTCACATCCGCCACGACATTTATTCCGCTATTTGCACAATTGGAAAAAGGGAAAAAATATTGGATCGGGATCAATAATGCCGGTGTAAAATTGAACAAGGATCATAACCTCGTTGTCGGGCAAGCAGGAGATGATCGTGCGTATCCGGACGGTGATGGGTGGATGCAACGTGGCGCAGACAAGACTTTTGTAAAAACAAACGATCTCTATTTCATCGTGTACACTGCCGGAGTGATCAAGGTGGACAATGTCGCTCTTTCCTTTGGAGAGACGCTATATGATCTCGGGAAAGGGAAAAAGCGCGCAGAGTATCAATGGGACACGACAAATGGCAACAAGATATTGGACATCGATGCACAAAACAATATTTCTGTAGATAAGTGGAAAAACATTTCATTTGTGGATGATGACGCTTATGTCGTATACAAGGTTGGTATGAATGGAAAAAATATTGATCGTTTGACGCTGGCAAATATATCCTTTCACAAAAATATCAGTATCGCTCTTTCTACAGATGGAAAAAAATGGATGGAGGTCTTCGCGGACGACTCAGGTAAACCCCGGCAAAATTCTGGAAAGATCGAAGTGCGACCTGTCACGAGTGCAAAAAATGTTTTCATCAAAGTAAAGAAAAATGGAAAAGATAGTAGCACTTTTATGGGTGGTCATGTTATACTTGATTTAGTAGATCAAAATTATGGAAAATAATATGACGCAAAAGATCTCCGTCGTGGTTCCTGCATATAATGAGGAAAAAAATATTCCACTTTTTTATGCACGTTTGAAAAACATTTTCGCAAATGCATCACAGTATGATGTGGAAATGATCTTTGTCAATGATGGTAGTCGTGATAAGACATGGCAAGAGATCCAGAAATTGGCACTTAATGATGCGAGCGTGCGCGGTATTTGTTTTAGTCGTAATTTTGGTCATCAGATTGCACTTACGGCAGGCTATGATATAGCTACCGGTGATGCCATTATTTCTATGGATGCGGACATGCAAGATCCCCCGGAGCTTATTATGGATATGTTGGTGAAGTGGCATCATGGATGTGAAATTGTATATGCACGAAGACGAAATAGAAAAGATGGTTTTCTCAAAAAATTGACGGCAAAAATGTATTATGCACTTCTCAACAATGTATCTGATGTGGATATTCCGCGTAATGTGGGTGACTTTCGCCTGATCGATAAAAAGGTTTTGAACGAATTGAAAAAATGTCGTGAAAAATATCGCTATTTACGTGGTATGGTTGCATGGGTGGGATTTAGAAATTGCTATGTGGACTTTGATCGACCAAACAGGATCAATGGAGAAACAGCGTATACATGGAAAAAAATGATCAAATTTGCCATGGATGGTTTTACGGGATTTTCTATGTTTCCGCTCAAAATTGCATCATATGTCGGCGGTTTTGTGATTATGACGGGATGCATGATGTTCCTTTATGTCGCATATGATTTTCTCATCAAAGACACACCATATCCACTCTATAAATGGTTGGTGATCTTGGTATACATCTTTATTGGTGTGCAGTTCATCTTGATGTGGCTGATCGGAGAGTACATCGGACGGATCCATGATCAACAAAAAGAGCGACCATTGTATGTAATTAGAGAACGATTGAATTATGATGAATAATCCACAAGTATCCGTTGTGATGCCAAATTACAATTGTGCCCGTTTTCTTGATGAGGCAATTGACAGTATATTGCAACAGACATTTTGTGACTTTGAATTTATCATTATTGATGATGGAAGTACGGACAATTCGTGGGAGATTATTCAAAAATATGCATGTAAAGATGATCGGATAAGAGCGTTTAAAAATGAAAGAAATCAACACATAGTCTACTGTCGCAATAAAGGAGTTAGCCTTTCAAAGTGTGATCTCATAGCTTTTTTAGATAGTGATGATATTGCTTTTCCGGAAAGGTTAAAAATCCAAGTTGATTATATGCTCAAAAATCCAGATTGTGGCGTTTGTGGGTCTAACTTTGAGATGATAAATGAAAAATCACAGTTGATTGGATACAAAAAATTTCCTGAAAATCATGATGCAATAAAAAAATCATTTTTTTTCTGCAATCCTTTCGGACAAAACACAGTTATAGTCAGGAAAAAATGTTTTAATGAGGTTGGATTATATAATGATGAATATCGTAACGCTGAGGATTTGGATATGTGGGTGCGCATTGGAGGCAAATTTAAATTACATAACATACAGAAAGATTTGGTAAAGTACAGGGTTCATGCAAAAAATAGTATGTTTACAAGTCAAAAAAGAATGATTAGGAGTACGCTAAAAATCAGAAAGAAAGCCATTTCAGAATATGGCTACGCGATGACTTTTAAAGGTCAAATTTTTTACTGGGGAACATGGTTGGCTCAATGGCTACCATCAAAATTTGTTTTTTGGATTTTTAATTTTTTAAAAAGATAAAATGTTGAAGAAAATTTTGAACAAATGAATCCATATTTTAATTTAATTTGAAATTTATGAAAAAAAATAAAGAAAAGGCAGTACTTATATTGGGTAGTTACGGTCATACGAACATTGGTGATGACTTGTTGATGTATAATTACGTATTTTTATTCCGCAATCTTGGATTTAAAAAAATTTATACTAATGTAGCTGTTTCGGCTAATGTGCCTGAAGAAATAGCCAAGGTTGTTCACATGAAAGAAACCTATGGAACTTCTTTTTTGGATTGGTTAAAAATATTGAAAGAGGTCGATGTTGTTTGTTATGGTGGTGGCACGATCTTAAAAGAACTCTACAGCTCAACTTCAAGATCTCGATATGCAGTGATCATCAGGATGATGTTTTTTAATTTTTTTGCAAAGGTTGTGGGGAAGACCATATATAATTTAAACATTGGCATTGGCTCTTTGCAAACTATAGTTGGAAAATTAATTGTTAAAATATCATTAATATTTTGTGATTTTACGATTTTTCGAGATGCTGATTCATATAATTTTGCAAAGGATGAACTGAAAATTAATATAAAAAAAATAGGGTTGGGTGAGGATGGTTTATTCATAAATGAAAAATGGCATGACCATCGTGCTGAAAATCTTCCTATGAATGTACCAAATAGGGTTGGGGTCAATGTTCTTTTTAATATCCCAGATTGGGTTGATAGAGAAAGCTATCTCAAGGAACTAAGAGATTTTGTTAATAATATTTTGGAAAGAGGTTTTTTTGTGGTGTTTATTCCTTTTCAACACTTACTTGATAAAAATAATGACTTGGTTTTTATTGAGAGAGATATATTACCCTATTTAAAAAACAAAAATTATGAGCTAATTCATCATGTGCAGATTGATAAGTTGGCAG encodes:
- a CDS encoding exonuclease domain-containing protein: MGKDQLHNLLFLDVETTGLEEEDRLVQVAYVYNDTENESLFHPGRAMSIRSMEITHITNKHLEGKEKFVGSSFYKELEKILAKEDTIFVAHNASFDMGMLAREGLAVNKFIDTFKIAQELDVKGDIPAYRLQYLRYYLGIDLDDACAHSALGDVKVLVALFERMYDKMCANDAHDAVIQKMVHISSQPTLIKRFNFGKYNGELIADVARKDHGYLSWLLGQKESDAANGALEEDWIFTLKKYIR
- a CDS encoding 1-deoxy-D-xylulose-5-phosphate reductoisomerase, producing the protein MKKIALMGSTGSIGTQTLDVVRKYPDKLHVFALTAHGNTDLLYEQIQEFQPEVIGVADEEKAQKLQKKIHREVLTGPAMLQKIAGMDGYDTFISATVGLTIIRATIDAIRAGKDIALANKETLVAAGEIVMREAKKYHARIMPIDSEHSALFQCLNGERKNDIASLVVTCSGGALCDKTKEELQHVSITDALGHKTWNMGQKITIDSATLMNKGFEVIEAMWLYDVAPKNIRVVIHPESLIHSMIEYTDGSIMAQISEPDMRLPIQYALSYPERWGRAVKQHNFDRAYTFAEPDPERFPCLGYAFDAMDKRGTMPAAMNAANDYMVAEFLAGRCTYLDIPRMIKKVMDAHDVVLAPTLEDIEQAISDATHMAQKFLHGE
- a CDS encoding glycosyltransferase family 2 protein; the encoded protein is MENNMTQKISVVVPAYNEEKNIPLFYARLKNIFANASQYDVEMIFVNDGSRDKTWQEIQKLALNDASVRGICFSRNFGHQIALTAGYDIATGDAIISMDADMQDPPELIMDMLVKWHHGCEIVYARRRNRKDGFLKKLTAKMYYALLNNVSDVDIPRNVGDFRLIDKKVLNELKKCREKYRYLRGMVAWVGFRNCYVDFDRPNRINGETAYTWKKMIKFAMDGFTGFSMFPLKIASYVGGFVIMTGCMMFLYVAYDFLIKDTPYPLYKWLVILVYIFIGVQFILMWLIGEYIGRIHDQQKERPLYVIRERLNYDE
- a CDS encoding glycosyltransferase; protein product: MMNNPQVSVVMPNYNCARFLDEAIDSILQQTFCDFEFIIIDDGSTDNSWEIIQKYACKDDRIRAFKNERNQHIVYCRNKGVSLSKCDLIAFLDSDDIAFPERLKIQVDYMLKNPDCGVCGSNFEMINEKSQLIGYKKFPENHDAIKKSFFFCNPFGQNTVIVRKKCFNEVGLYNDEYRNAEDLDMWVRIGGKFKLHNIQKDLVKYRVHAKNSMFTSQKRMIRSTLKIRKKAISEYGYAMTFKGQIFYWGTWLAQWLPSKFVFWIFNFLKR
- a CDS encoding polysaccharide pyruvyl transferase family protein, whose protein sequence is MKKNKEKAVLILGSYGHTNIGDDLLMYNYVFLFRNLGFKKIYTNVAVSANVPEEIAKVVHMKETYGTSFLDWLKILKEVDVVCYGGGTILKELYSSTSRSRYAVIIRMMFFNFFAKVVGKTIYNLNIGIGSLQTIVGKLIVKISLIFCDFTIFRDADSYNFAKDELKINIKKIGLGEDGLFINEKWHDHRAENLPMNVPNRVGVNVLFNIPDWVDRESYLKELRDFVNNILERGFFVVFIPFQHLLDKNNDLVFIERDILPYLKNKNYELIHHVQIDKLAETLKGLDFFVGMRFHSLLMAISTATPFLAIEYDTKCSRIIKEYSYPYSVQIENFSCDLLVKNFDALISNREKNIDFLIELGNRLYAKEFQCEKDLWKKLEK